A genomic window from Vigna radiata var. radiata cultivar VC1973A chromosome 2, Vradiata_ver6, whole genome shotgun sequence includes:
- the LOC106755965 gene encoding protein BEARSKIN2: protein MASSNGGVPPGFRFHPTDEELLHYYLKKKVSFQKFDMDVIREVDLNKMEPWDLQERCRIGSTPQNEWYFFSHKDRKYPTGSRTNRATNAGFWKATGRDKCIRNSYKKIGMRKTLVFYKGRAPHGQKTDWIMHEYRLEDANDPQGSANEDGWVVCRVFKKKNLFKIGNEGGSTHNPDQQMNNSSSTNGRSFIHRENHYLLHQHQNHRNSAGLELDKPELALHYPNLQNPQYSLFQSQTLLQTQKPMVFDYSYASSIPSDTPIMAKQLMGNPRECESGSEGLRYQVSESGIEVGSCEPNHEVGGGRGEGINEWGVLDRLVTSHLGNEESNKGVRFEEANPQSVHQINQLSLRGEMDFWAYGGKQ, encoded by the exons ATGGCTTCCTCTAATGGTGGTGTGCCGCCGGGATTTAGGTTTCATCCGACGGATGAAGAGCTTCTTCATTACTACTTGAAGAAGAAGGTCTCCTTTCAGAAGTTTGACATGGATGTTATTAGAGAGGTCGACTTGAACAAGATGGAGCCTTGGGATTTGCAAG AACGATGTAGAATTGGATCAACTCCACAGAACGAGTGGTATTTCTTCAGTCACAAGGATAGAAAGTACCCTACAGGTTCAAGGACTAATAGAGCAACGAATGCAGGGTTTTGGAAAGCAACAGGAAGAGACAAGTGCATTAGGAACAGCTACAAGAAGATTGGAATGAGAAAAACCCTTGTGTTTTACAAAGGAAGAGCTCCTCATGGACAAAAGACCGATTGGATCATGCATGAGTACCGTCTAGAAGATGCCAATGATCCTCAAGGAAGCGCCAAC GAAGATGGGTGGGTGGTGTGCAGAgtgttcaagaagaagaatttATTCAAGATTGGAAACGAAGGTGGGTCTACACATAACCCAGATCAACAAATGAACAATTCCTCAAGCACTAATGGACGCTCCTTCATACACAGAGAAAACCATTACTTGCTACACCAACACCAAAATCATAGAAACTCAGCAGGGCTCGAGCTTGATAAGCCTGAGCTCGCTCTCCATTACCCAAACTTGCAAAATCCCCAATACTCACTGTTCCAATCACAAACCCTTCTTCAAACCCAAAAACCTATGGTTTTTGACTACTCCTATGCATCATCTATACCTTCAGACACCCCTATAATGGCAAAGCAACTGATGGGAAACCCTAGGGAGTGTGAGAGTGGCAGCGAGGGCCTAAGATATCAAGTTTCGGAGTCTGGCATTGAAGTTGGATCGTGCGAGCCAAATCACGAAGTGGGTGGCGGAAGAGGTGAAGGAATAAACGAATGGGGCGTTCTTGATAGGCTAGTTACTTCCCATCTTGGGAATGAAGAATCAAACAAAGGGGTGAGGTTTGAGGAAGCAAACCCTCAGTCTGTGCATCAGATCAACCAGCTTTCGTTACGGGGAGAGATGGACTTCTGGGCCTATGGAGGAAAACAATGA
- the LOC106755924 gene encoding probable beta-1,3-galactosyltransferase 8: MRGKAASGKTILFVCIACFLAGTLFSGQIWTRPSNHENTLQPSTPDCDHKRKLIEGRSVDVMEEVVKTHQAIKYLDKAVSTLEMELTASRRSQSGGKQMRKLNVQKAFVVIGINTAFSSKRRRDSIRETWLPRGNELKELEKEKGIVVRFVIGHSSTPGGVLDKAIDAEEAEHKDFLRLDHVEGYHELSTKTRLYFSTITSLWDADFYVKVDDDVHLNLGTLVSTLAKYRSRPRVYIGCMKSGPVLYQKGVKYHEAEHWKFGEEGNKYFRHATGQIYAISKDLATYISINWPILHKYANEDVSLGSWLLGLEVEHVDERSMCCGTPPDCDWKARTGNVCVASFDWSCSGICKSVERMKDIHKACGEGHGVVWNIEL; the protein is encoded by the exons ATGAGGGGAAAGGCAGCTTCGGGAAAGACAATTTTGTTCGTATGCATTGCATGCTTTCTTGCAGGAACACTCTTTAGTGGCCAGATATGGACACGACCCTCTAACCATGAAAATACACTGCAACCATCCACCCCCGATTGTGATCACAAGCGA AAACTGATTGAAGGCAGATCTGTTGATGTAATGGAGGAAGTGGTGAAGACTCATCAAGCTATCAA GTATCTGGATAAGGCAGTTTCGACGTTGGAAATGGAACTGACAGCAAGTAGGAGAAGCCAGAGTGGTGGGAAGCAAATGCGAAAGCTTAATGTACAAAAGGCTTTTGTGGTGATTGGTATTAACACAGCTTTTAGCAGCAAAAGGCGAAGAGACTCTATACGAGAAACATGGTTACCTAGAG GGAATGAGTTGAAGGAACTGGAGAAAGAGAAGGGCATTGTTGTAAGGTTCGTGATCGGGCACAGCAGCACACCAGGGGGAGTTTTGGATAAAGCAATCGATGCAGAAGAGGCAGAACACAAGGACTTCCTGAGGTTAGACCACGTCGAGGGCTATCATGAGCTATCCACCAAGACTCGTCTCTACTTTTCCACCATCACTTCATTGTGGGATGCTGATTTCTACGTCAAGGTAGACGATGATGTCCACTTAAATCTAG GAACGCTAGTGAGCACACTTGCCAAGTACCGATCAAGACCCAGGGTTTACATTGGTTGCATGAAATCTGGTCCTGTTCTATATCAAAA AGGAGTAAAGTATCACGAGGCTGAGCACTGGAAGTTTGGAGAGGAAGGAAACAAGTACTTCAGGCATGCCACTGGCCAAATATATGCCATTTCCAAGGATCTCGCCActtatatatcaatcaattg GCCAATATTGCACAAATATGCAAATGAAGACGTATCTTTAGGTTCGTGGTTACTGGGCCTCGAAGTTGAACATGTGGATGAACGGTCCATGTGCTGCGGAACACCACCAG ATTGTGATTGGAAGGCAAGGACAGGGAATGTGTGTGTGGCATCATTTGATTGGTCATGCAGTGGTATCTGTAAGTCGGTCGAGAGAATGAAAGACATACACAAAGCTTGTGGAGAAGGACACGGAGTTGTTTGGAACATTGAACTCTGA
- the LOC106777985 gene encoding dehydration-responsive element-binding protein 3, with translation MIISEEEGKGGSRKRRREAEAEAETAFRGVRKRSWGRYVSEIRLPGQKTRIWLGSFASPEMAARAYDSAAFFLKGTSATLNFPDLVHSLPRPLSSSRRDIQSAAATAALHPPSLGTDSNSNSSSWLENLGDESRISTMSFEDVKDAPLMSPLRVDLTFGDFSWNNLFHFNYDDVLMS, from the coding sequence ATGATCATCAGTGAAGAAGAAGGCAAAGGTGGCTCCAGGAAGCGCCGGCGTGAGGCGGAGGCGGAGGCGGAAACTGCATTCCGCGGAGTGCGGAAACGGAGCTGGGGACGTTACGTATCGGAGATAAGGCTGCCGGGTCAGAAAACCCGGATATGGCTTGGCTCCTTCGCGTCGCCTGAGATGGCGGCGAGGGCTTATGACTCGGCCGCTTTCTTCTTGAAAGGAACATCTGCCACCCTTAATTTCCCCGACCTCGTCCACTCTCTTCCTCGCCCTCTCTCCTCCTCCCGGAGAGACATACAATCCGCCGCCGCGACAGCCGCTCTCCACCCTCCTTCTCTCGGTACCGACAGCAACAGCAATAGCAGCAGCTGGTTGGAGAACTTGGGAGACGAATCGAGGATTTCGACGATGTCGTTTGAGGATGTGAAAGATGCCCCTCTGATGAGCCCCCTAAGGGTGGACTTGACTTTTGGAGATTTCTCATGGAACAACCTCTTCCATTTCAACTATGACGATGTTCTCATGTCATGA